The Euphorbia lathyris chromosome 4, ddEupLath1.1, whole genome shotgun sequence genomic interval ACAGAGTTTGATTGACATCACCATTTAGGAAAACATTTTTCATAAGTGAAGAACAGAACCGTACTGACGATTTAGGAAAACAAACAACTCTGAGATTCTACATCTTGGACCAGAAACGGCTCAGAGTTGCTTCTATAGACCCGTGAGGTTCATCTGTCGGTGAATATACATCATCATTGAACTGCATAAATATCATCATCCTTGGTCATTTGAACTTTCTAACAACATTTTCAGACGTAAAATCCACATAATAATATATACCTTTACAATAGTGTTATCCACACTTGATATATTAACAGGTAAGAAATGGAGATTTGGCATTTTAAGTTGGACAGATGATATGTCAGGAAACCTGCAAATGAAAAATCAGTCTCAGCTCAGAAACAAACTCAGTCAGCCAGTGAAAAGTTATTATGTCAGCATTTAGAAGCATAAGAAACCTGTTGAGCACAGCCTTCGCGATTTGAAACAGCGTGCTTTGAACAGATGCACTGTAAATTCCCTCCTTAGGATGACCAAAGAAAGTGTTGACTACAACTTTTTTCACATCCTGATATTTCTCTGTGAAGTGAAGTGGATTCTGTGGGATGCTAGAGACGGATTTATATGAATAACTGCATCCAAATTTTCCACATTAATTACCCTTAACTTATAATATCAAAATTCAATGCACTGGCAGGAAACTATATGTAACAAAGCAAACTGAGGTGCCAAACATATCAATCTTCTGGCAAGATACGTGCTATCATCCCTTAGGGTTTGTTTGGTTTGGAGAACTCATTGGAAAgaaataaattgaattgaattaacTCATAATTTACAGTTCCCttagcccttgtttgggaggaagTTAATGAGAGTAAATGgaagtaatggaaggttaagtattaagttaaccttgtttgagagttattttttgagagtaaatggaGATTAACggggttaaatgtttacttcctctaacctccaaactctaacctccaaattgggagttaatgggagtaacgtaaagatttttaaaatttcttgtctctgcagagtaaatttaaccttccttcctctccatatttaaactcccaaacgaagttaaacatttaacctcatttacatcctataaactcccaaacaaggttaatttttaactttccttTCCATCACTTCCattccctttccattacctcctttaactctcacctccattaacctccaaactcccaaacaaaggcttaAATTAGCATattttataaagaaaataattggCTTCTTTCATTTTGTAAGTTTTGAAACAAGAGATCtgatgaaaaaataaataataataataaaacaaaataaaacttgAGTTGAGTTGAATTCTATTCAAATCCATCAAAATGAAAGTTTGCAAATAACAGGTTATTAATAAAACTAGGAAAGTCATACCTCCATGATGCAGACACTTCTGTTGCTAGCATTCTCTCATTTGTATCCGGCAAAGCTGTATATTTGTCTCTAATAAATCCTTCAAAACCTGACTGTTCACagcataatttttaaaaaaaaaaaggagaatcGAAAACCACATAGATAACATTCAAACCATCTGAAGGAGAAAAAAAACAGAGCAAATCTAGAAGGTTTTGAATAGCATGAGAGCCATTCAGGTTATCCAGCAATGATATAATAAATTTACCATTGTTGTCTTTAGCACAGACAGTCCTTCAATACCAGATCTTAGTGTTAAAGCTCCAGACTTAGTGAGTATGACCTCCGTTGTATGCCTCTCAGATCCTAGTCTAAAACCTTTAGCAGCAGAGTGAAAAATGTAAGCATAGTTGCAAACACTCCCATGTCATAATTTACAATAGACATATAAAGAACAGAACAAAACTAGAAAGTATTTGAACCAACAGAGACCCCTGATCATTTAGAATATTTATGCAACTAATCCATACAATGAGATCTTATTGAGTTGCCAAACAATCCTAGTCCTCTAAACAATTTTTTCAGGTTCTTGTTTCTATTCTACTTCAGTTAGTACAAATCCGATTAtccttttattttacttttttaaagtGAATCTTACTTATCTATAAGAAACTAGAAGCTGCAGTATTGCAAGATTACTTCAGAATCAGGCACTAAAAGCCAAATTCATCAATACCAATATCTTGCCTCCTCACActgaaaacaaagaaaaacatcctAAAGATGATTTCTTTCTGAAATTTAGATAACAGTTTACTTATTTTCAAAATAAGCAATTTAATTGCATTACGTACATTCAAGTACATATAGAAAACAAATGTAATGCTTTATCAATTACTAAGAGGCTAGAACTATTTGGTTTAAAGGTTTATTTGGAAGAGGTTTGGCTTGGATTACCTGGCAGATTGATAGATAACACAACTCAACCCTGAAAGCTAGTAACTAAAGGAGACAGCCTGAGCTCATATATACCAATCTCAAGTTTCAGATATATCAATGTGGGACAGTACTACTATAGCATGACTATTCTCTATTTCATAGTTAAAAGGTTCTACTCATTTTCCTAACGATTTAATTTCCACAAAAGAGTGTGCCAACATGATACAAAGCTCTATCTTATTTTACAATGTCACAATTTGCTTATTGTTGAGCAAAAGACTGCCATTGCAGTATGTGCAGCAGGAAATCAATATATGTAGTCACTAACCCATTCAAGGGAAAACATATTCAAACATTGCTTGGAATGTATTAGACTATGCACCATCCAGAACACTCACTGGATAACTATAGTAAAGAAGGTAGAGAATGTCTACTAGTCTTGCAATGGGATTACCTAAAGGATACTTCACTAAGGTAATGATTCACTATGCAGCAGACCAAGTAGAATATGTCATGTTAATAGGGGCTACAGGGGCAAAACTGAACAGCCTCTTTCTATATTTCTGGCAGAGCTAATTCAAATGTTATTTAAACTTCACATAAAGAACATGtacacatttaaaatagaagTAAAATGAGTTTGCATGTTGATCTACGCGTAACTATaggggcggcccggtcgcactacgcgtccccgctgagcgagggtccggggaggggtcccaccacaagggtgtactgggggcaagccttcccctgccaatttatttggcaagaggccgctcctaagactcgaaccgtGACCActtggtcacacggcaacaacgtttaccgttgcgccaaggctcgccctcctaCGCGTAACTATAGTATAGAAAAATTTATCAAACAAGAACctaaataaattatgaaaaacaACAAAGGAACAAATAA includes:
- the LOC136226277 gene encoding uricase-2 isozyme 1, with product MATELDGFKFEQRHGKDRVRVTRVWRRKDGNHFMVEWNVCISLLSDCLNAYVRDDNSDIVATDTMKNTVYVKAKECSEQLSAENFAILLAKHFTSVYKQVSTAIIRIAEKPWERVTIDGQLHTHGFRLGSERHTTEVILTKSGALTLRSGIEGLSVLKTTMSGFEGFIRDKYTALPDTNERMLATEVSASWSYSYKSVSSIPQNPLHFTEKYQDVKKVVVNTFFGHPKEGIYSASVQSTLFQIAKAVLNRFPDISSVQLKMPNLHFLPVNISSVDNTIVKFNDDVYSPTDEPHGSIEATLSRFWSKM